Proteins encoded in a region of the Paenibacillus pedocola genome:
- a CDS encoding ABC transporter permease, producing the protein MRVSRMFYLYRRLYVQQLKAILEYNKDFYILMCSAALTQVLGFVFLWVIYDRIPDINGWQFWEVTFMYAMIFVTEGVGSLFFEGTWRMGRLVNMGELDRYLLRPVPVVLQVFCTGIGINGLGNLLIGGVIIWQSLVHGHIHWTLGKIIITLLLLLTAVIIRVSINLAANSAAFWIRNAGNAFPLMVHNLADLAKYPLTLFPQAIRVFVSTVLPYAFISFYPATYIFGKSEWSGWWMLAPVAALGSAAAAYGIFRFGLSRYESTGN; encoded by the coding sequence GTGCGGGTGTCACGGATGTTCTATCTGTACAGAAGGCTGTACGTGCAGCAGCTCAAAGCCATTCTCGAATATAATAAAGATTTCTACATCTTAATGTGCTCAGCGGCGCTAACACAGGTGCTGGGTTTTGTCTTCCTCTGGGTGATCTATGACCGGATTCCCGACATCAACGGCTGGCAGTTCTGGGAAGTAACGTTTATGTATGCAATGATTTTTGTGACCGAGGGAGTGGGCTCGTTATTTTTTGAAGGCACCTGGCGGATGGGCAGACTGGTAAATATGGGTGAGCTGGACCGCTATCTGCTGCGGCCGGTACCTGTAGTGCTGCAGGTCTTTTGTACAGGTATCGGAATCAACGGCCTTGGGAACCTGCTCATCGGCGGAGTGATTATCTGGCAATCGCTGGTTCACGGGCATATCCACTGGACCCTGGGCAAAATCATCATCACCCTCCTGCTCCTCCTTACAGCGGTGATTATCCGGGTATCGATCAATCTGGCTGCCAACTCGGCCGCCTTCTGGATCAGGAACGCCGGCAATGCCTTTCCGCTGATGGTGCATAATCTGGCTGATCTGGCCAAATATCCGCTCACGCTGTTCCCGCAGGCCATTCGCGTGTTCGTCTCGACTGTACTCCCCTATGCCTTCATTAGCTTCTACCCGGCAACCTATATTTTCGGCAAAAGCGAATGGTCCGGCTGGTGGATGCTCGCTCCTGTCGCGGCACTGGGCAGCGCAGCGGCTGCGTATGGCATCTTCCGCTTCGGACTTTCCCGTTATGAGAGTACAGGAAACTAG
- a CDS encoding DUF5085 family protein produces the protein MGNIAVGQELRLDNVLSMRTKIKQEDIQQALIQIGQYLERMNIQKQGPIVTATFGVEQISIGTIVDIEILVPTNKRFQPEKPYIFKDKFHLVNAVCARHTGNPALLENTYRDVLSFIASNDLQQITAGYSVNVNELDPSQSPEDLIIDVFIGINPSVL, from the coding sequence ATGGGGAATATCGCAGTAGGCCAAGAATTACGGCTGGACAATGTACTTTCAATGAGAACGAAAATAAAGCAAGAAGATATACAGCAGGCATTAATACAGATCGGGCAGTATCTAGAAAGAATGAATATTCAAAAACAAGGTCCAATTGTTACAGCAACTTTTGGAGTAGAACAAATATCTATAGGAACTATAGTTGATATAGAAATATTGGTTCCTACTAATAAACGTTTTCAACCTGAAAAACCGTATATCTTTAAAGATAAATTTCATCTTGTAAATGCTGTCTGTGCAAGACATACTGGCAATCCTGCATTATTAGAAAATACATATCGTGACGTATTGTCTTTTATCGCTTCCAATGACTTACAACAGATTACTGCAGGCTACAGCGTGAATGTAAATGAGTTGGATCCGTCTCAATCCCCAGAAGATTTAATTATAGATGTATTTATAGGAATTAACCCTTCAGTTCTTTAG
- a CDS encoding peptidase domain-containing ABC transporter, with product MFKKFYCYKQLDATDCGAACLATISKQYGLKYPSTKIREVAGTDKMGTNAYGIVKAAEKLGFTAKAVKGNQEAFFDNFPLPAVAHVIIDQSFLHYVVIHKISKKEVIIADPSKGIVKFTPEQFFQIWTGILILMVPTPQFKKGDLTKGLFARFFGLLIPQKRMLLGIFLTSILYTVLGILSAFYFQFLIDEILPFGLKKTLNIISAGVIILYIFKILLNSFRSHILLTLSQKLDISLILGYYHHVLKLPMNFFGTRKTGEIISRLMDASKVRDAISSATLTLMIDIIMVIAGGFILYSQSSLLFGVTLLMIPFYLALVWGFHKPFDRLNREQMEKNAQLTSYLVESIDGIETVKAYNAERNVGFETEQKFISFLKSVFSFGIFNNVQGSLKGFVQLIGGVVILWVGASQVIAGHMSMGQLITYNSLLAYFLDPIQNLINLQPTLQTAVVAADRLGEILDLEAEKHEDEDQKLQPASLKGDIEFSNVSFRYGTRSMVLQDINLHLQEGEKIAFVGESGSGKTTLIKLIMQFYQHEAGEILINNINIKDIHLDSLRQRISYISQDTFFFSGTIRDNLCLGMEHDTGLEQIIQACQTAQAHDFINQLPLRYNTMLEENAANISGGQKQRLAIARAILKHPDILIMDEATSNLDSTTEKAVSETINAFENMTTIIIAHRLSTIMRCDRIYVMEHGRITEHGTHGDLLNNRGKYYGLWKDQLPGIDSKQEQQIHYAVGIGEV from the coding sequence CTGTTTAAAAAATTCTACTGTTATAAACAACTGGACGCTACAGACTGCGGTGCAGCATGTCTTGCCACTATTTCCAAACAATATGGGCTCAAATACCCAAGTACGAAAATACGCGAAGTTGCTGGAACCGACAAGATGGGTACCAATGCTTATGGGATTGTAAAAGCTGCCGAGAAATTAGGATTTACAGCAAAAGCCGTAAAAGGAAATCAAGAGGCCTTCTTCGATAACTTCCCTCTCCCTGCCGTAGCCCATGTCATAATAGATCAATCATTCCTTCATTATGTTGTCATTCATAAAATTTCAAAAAAAGAAGTCATCATCGCCGATCCTAGTAAAGGTATTGTGAAATTTACACCGGAGCAATTTTTTCAAATATGGACCGGTATACTGATCCTGATGGTGCCCACACCCCAATTTAAAAAAGGTGACCTGACCAAGGGCCTGTTTGCCCGGTTTTTCGGGCTGTTGATTCCGCAAAAGCGCATGCTGCTCGGAATTTTTTTGACATCCATATTGTATACTGTGCTGGGTATTCTTTCAGCATTCTACTTTCAATTCTTAATCGATGAGATCCTTCCCTTTGGCCTAAAAAAGACTCTTAATATCATCTCAGCCGGGGTGATAATTCTATATATCTTTAAAATTCTGCTTAATTCGTTCCGTAGTCACATCCTTCTTACCCTGAGCCAGAAGCTGGATATCTCACTGATTCTCGGCTATTACCATCATGTCTTGAAGCTGCCGATGAATTTCTTCGGTACCCGTAAGACTGGCGAAATTATCTCCAGGCTGATGGATGCTTCCAAAGTGCGTGATGCAATCTCCAGTGCCACCTTAACCTTAATGATCGACATTATTATGGTTATCGCCGGCGGGTTCATCCTCTATTCGCAAAGTTCCCTGCTCTTTGGGGTAACCCTGCTGATGATTCCTTTTTATTTGGCCCTGGTGTGGGGCTTCCACAAACCGTTCGACCGGTTAAACCGAGAGCAGATGGAGAAAAACGCCCAACTCACTTCCTATCTGGTGGAATCCATTGATGGGATAGAAACAGTCAAAGCATACAATGCGGAAAGAAATGTCGGGTTCGAAACGGAACAGAAATTCATTTCCTTCTTAAAATCGGTATTCAGCTTTGGAATTTTCAATAATGTCCAAGGCTCCCTTAAGGGATTTGTCCAATTAATCGGCGGTGTCGTCATTCTCTGGGTTGGCGCAAGCCAAGTCATAGCAGGCCACATGTCCATGGGACAGCTTATTACATATAATTCCCTATTGGCATACTTTCTGGACCCTATACAAAATCTCATTAACCTGCAGCCTACTCTGCAAACAGCCGTGGTGGCTGCTGACAGACTGGGAGAGATTCTAGATCTGGAAGCGGAAAAACACGAAGACGAGGATCAAAAGCTTCAACCTGCTTCCTTAAAGGGTGATATTGAATTCAGCAATGTCAGCTTCCGCTACGGCACACGTTCCATGGTCCTTCAAGATATCAATCTTCATCTTCAAGAAGGCGAAAAAATCGCTTTTGTCGGCGAAAGCGGATCCGGTAAAACGACTCTGATTAAGCTAATCATGCAGTTTTATCAACATGAAGCTGGTGAAATTTTAATTAATAACATCAATATCAAGGATATTCATCTTGACAGCCTGAGACAGAGGATTTCTTATATCTCTCAGGATACTTTTTTCTTCAGCGGGACGATCCGTGACAACCTCTGCCTTGGAATGGAACATGACACCGGGCTGGAACAGATTATCCAGGCCTGCCAGACTGCCCAGGCGCATGATTTCATCAATCAGCTGCCGCTCCGCTACAACACAATGCTTGAGGAGAATGCGGCTAATATATCCGGAGGACAGAAGCAGCGGCTGGCTATTGCCAGAGCAATTTTAAAACACCCTGATATCCTCATCATGGATGAAGCTACAAGTAATCTGGACTCCACCACGGAAAAAGCGGTATCTGAGACGATTAATGCCTTTGAAAATATGACGACCATTATCATTGCCCACCGGTTGAGCACGATTATGCGCTGTGACCGAATTTATGTAATGGAGCATGGACGGATCACCGAACACGGAACGCATGGGGATTTGTTGAATAATCGTGGAAAATACTACGGGTTGTGGAAAGATCAGCTGCCTGGAATCGATAGCAAACAAGAACAGCAGATCCATTATGCAGTAGGAATAGGTGAGGTATAA
- a CDS encoding helix-turn-helix transcriptional regulator, whose protein sequence is MEQQIEFAIPFVQQLAENVTDKWMNQNIDLQKYRLDMIFGEYKLTAREKDVASLWLSEKSALHISSELGISEGSVRNVVKSIYFKMNVNDRWQFTKKLIH, encoded by the coding sequence GTGGAGCAGCAGATCGAGTTTGCCATCCCGTTCGTACAGCAATTAGCGGAGAATGTTACGGATAAATGGATGAACCAAAATATAGACTTGCAGAAATACAGATTGGATATGATTTTTGGCGAATACAAGCTGACTGCGAGGGAGAAAGACGTTGCTTCACTGTGGCTGTCGGAAAAAAGCGCGCTGCATATCTCCAGTGAACTTGGCATTAGCGAAGGTTCTGTACGCAATGTGGTTAAGAGTATTTATTTCAAAATGAATGTAAATGACCGCTGGCAATTTACCAAAAAACTAATACATTAA
- a CDS encoding ABC transporter permease produces the protein MSAIHLKKYRSIANRSLQNVLAYRTSYVIGFLANTVNLLAIYFLWQGIYSGRAEVGGYSWDQMKTYLLVTFLANSVLSWYSETAISGKILDGSVAVDLLKPIDFQTARFSETLGASLLEGGMSAILLILFASFLSGITLPHSLLVYVLFALSLLGAILVKFGVVYLAALLCFWSTGSMGIVWTRIAVTNLLSGALVPLAFFPDWLERLALWLPFQSIIHTPTMIFLQQAGTMESLKLIALQAFWGIALWIAGKCMWNWAVRQVTIHGG, from the coding sequence ATGTCTGCCATCCATTTGAAGAAGTATAGAAGCATTGCCAACCGTTCCCTGCAAAATGTACTGGCGTACCGCACCTCTTACGTCATCGGTTTCCTGGCGAATACCGTGAATCTGCTGGCGATCTACTTTTTATGGCAGGGGATTTACAGCGGCCGGGCAGAGGTCGGAGGCTATAGCTGGGATCAGATGAAAACCTATCTGCTGGTCACTTTTCTGGCCAATTCCGTGCTCTCCTGGTACTCCGAAACGGCCATCTCCGGTAAAATCCTCGACGGGAGCGTTGCCGTGGACCTGCTGAAGCCGATTGATTTCCAGACCGCCCGCTTCTCAGAAACACTTGGGGCCAGCCTGCTCGAAGGCGGAATGAGCGCCATCCTGCTGATTCTGTTTGCTTCCTTTCTGTCCGGGATCACTCTTCCGCATTCGCTGCTCGTATATGTGCTGTTTGCCTTAAGCCTGCTTGGGGCGATTCTGGTGAAATTCGGCGTTGTGTATCTGGCAGCATTGCTGTGCTTCTGGTCTACCGGCTCGATGGGCATCGTCTGGACCCGGATTGCGGTCACTAATCTTTTGTCGGGGGCGCTTGTGCCGCTGGCCTTTTTTCCGGACTGGCTGGAGCGGCTGGCATTATGGCTGCCGTTTCAGAGTATCATTCATACGCCAACGATGATTTTTCTGCAGCAGGCCGGTACCATGGAAAGTCTGAAGCTGATCGCACTGCAGGCCTTCTGGGGGATTGCGCTCTGGATCGCCGGCAAATGCATGTGGAACTGGGCGGTCCGCCAGGTGACGATTCATGGAGGCTAA
- the gcvPB gene encoding aminomethyl-transferring glycine dehydrogenase subunit GcvPB → MKPEQSLIFELSRPGRSAYSLPVCDVPEDEAIESLIPAGLLRSQPVVLPEVSEVDVIRHYTALSRRNFGVDNGFYPLGSCTMKYNPKINEDVARFPGLAKIHPYQPEESIQGALELMYTLQKDLAALTGMDAVSLQPAAGAHGEWTGLMMIRAYHESRGEKRTKVIVPDSSHGTNPASAAAAGLETVTIPSNSKGMVDLEALKAAVGSDTAALMLTNPSTLGLFETQIVEIAEIVHEAGGLLYYDGANSNAIMGITRPGDMGFDVVHLNLHKTMSTPHGGGGPGAGPVGVKAKLIPFLPQPTVVQNEDSSFSLNYGGPESIGRVKAFYGNFGILVRAYAYIRTYGPDGLRVVSENAVLNANYMMHRLAPYFEIPYPGVCKHEFVMSGRNLKQYGVRTLDVAKRLLDFGYHPPTVYFPLTVEECMMIEPTETESKETLDGFIETMIRIVKEAQETPEIVINAPHTTEISRLDETQAARKPVLNCSCG, encoded by the coding sequence ATGAAACCGGAACAAAGTCTGATCTTTGAGCTTAGCCGTCCCGGCCGCTCAGCCTATTCCCTGCCGGTATGCGATGTTCCCGAGGATGAAGCGATTGAGTCGCTTATCCCGGCCGGATTGCTGCGCAGCCAGCCAGTTGTACTGCCGGAAGTATCCGAAGTGGATGTCATCCGCCACTACACTGCCCTTTCCCGCCGCAACTTCGGCGTCGACAACGGCTTCTACCCGCTCGGCTCCTGTACGATGAAATATAATCCGAAGATCAATGAAGATGTCGCCCGCTTCCCAGGTCTGGCCAAGATTCACCCTTACCAGCCGGAAGAAAGCATTCAAGGCGCACTTGAACTGATGTATACCCTGCAAAAGGATCTGGCCGCACTCACAGGTATGGATGCTGTGTCCCTCCAGCCCGCCGCCGGAGCCCATGGAGAATGGACCGGCCTAATGATGATCCGCGCTTACCATGAGAGCCGCGGCGAGAAGCGCACCAAAGTCATCGTGCCGGACTCCTCGCACGGCACTAACCCGGCCAGTGCTGCAGCTGCCGGATTGGAAACCGTAACTATTCCTTCAAATAGCAAAGGAATGGTTGATCTTGAAGCCCTGAAAGCAGCCGTCGGCAGCGATACCGCTGCGCTGATGCTGACCAACCCGAGTACGCTCGGGCTGTTCGAGACGCAGATTGTCGAGATCGCCGAGATTGTTCACGAAGCAGGCGGCCTGCTGTATTACGATGGTGCAAACTCCAATGCGATCATGGGCATCACCCGCCCGGGCGATATGGGCTTCGACGTCGTGCATTTGAATCTGCACAAGACCATGAGCACCCCGCACGGCGGCGGCGGCCCGGGAGCAGGACCTGTCGGCGTAAAAGCGAAGCTGATTCCGTTCCTGCCGCAGCCAACTGTAGTCCAGAACGAAGACAGCAGCTTCTCGCTGAACTACGGCGGACCGGAATCGATTGGCCGGGTCAAAGCTTTTTACGGCAACTTTGGTATCCTCGTCCGTGCTTATGCCTATATCCGCACCTACGGACCGGACGGCCTGCGTGTGGTTTCCGAGAACGCTGTGCTGAACGCCAACTATATGATGCACCGGCTGGCGCCGTATTTTGAAATCCCGTACCCGGGTGTCTGCAAGCATGAATTTGTCATGTCCGGCCGGAATCTCAAGCAATACGGCGTGCGTACACTTGATGTAGCGAAACGCCTGCTCGACTTCGGCTACCACCCGCCGACCGTCTACTTCCCGCTGACCGTTGAAGAATGTATGATGATCGAACCAACCGAAACGGAGAGCAAAGAAACGCTCGACGGCTTCATTGAAACGATGATTAGAATCGTCAAGGAAGCCCAGGAAACGCCGGAGATCGTGATCAACGCCCCGCACACTACGGAGATCAGCCGTCTGGATGAGACCCAGGCTGCGCGGAAGCCGGTATTGAACTGTTCCTGCGGCTAA
- a CDS encoding ABC transporter ATP-binding protein, with protein MSIIEARGLSKSFLQAVKEPGLKGALKHLLVPRNITKVAVQPLDLSIEAGETVAYVGPNGAGKSTTIKMLSGILMPSAGSITVNGINPYKKRMENAAQIGAVFGQRTQLWWDIPIVESFSLLKDIYQIPDHVYRANLDQFIELLGMSEFIHLSARKLSLGQRMRADLAAALLHNPPIVYLDEPTIGLDVSVKQKIREFIKKINQEQQTTVMLTTHDLGDIEDLCKRLIIIDHGSIIYDGSLSEVKSRFAKSRVIFFQVGSPMPELYEQLAQTEGMKLELQSEQEFSVSFDRYEYTASDVVSRVMRHGEVIDFRMEDANIEQVIKAVYDGNLDLNQSGQ; from the coding sequence TTGAGTATTATTGAAGCCAGAGGACTGTCGAAGTCCTTTCTGCAGGCGGTGAAGGAACCGGGGCTAAAAGGTGCGCTCAAGCATCTGCTTGTGCCTAGGAACATTACCAAGGTCGCGGTGCAGCCGCTGGACCTGAGCATTGAAGCCGGCGAGACGGTCGCCTATGTGGGGCCGAACGGTGCCGGCAAGTCCACCACGATCAAGATGCTGAGCGGAATACTGATGCCCTCTGCAGGCAGTATTACTGTAAACGGTATCAATCCGTATAAAAAAAGAATGGAGAACGCCGCCCAGATCGGTGCCGTCTTCGGCCAGCGCACCCAGCTGTGGTGGGATATCCCGATTGTGGAGTCATTTTCGCTGCTGAAGGATATCTACCAGATCCCCGATCACGTGTACCGGGCAAATCTCGACCAGTTTATTGAACTGCTGGGTATGAGTGAATTTATTCACTTATCCGCCCGCAAGCTCTCCCTGGGGCAACGTATGCGTGCGGATCTGGCCGCCGCCCTCTTACATAACCCGCCCATTGTCTATCTGGATGAACCGACGATCGGCCTGGATGTCTCCGTGAAGCAGAAGATCCGCGAATTCATCAAAAAGATCAATCAGGAACAGCAGACTACCGTGATGCTGACCACCCATGATCTAGGCGACATCGAAGACCTGTGCAAACGGCTCATTATCATCGATCACGGCTCGATCATTTATGACGGCAGCCTGAGTGAGGTGAAATCGCGTTTTGCCAAAAGCCGGGTGATTTTCTTTCAGGTGGGCTCCCCGATGCCGGAGCTTTACGAACAGCTGGCACAGACCGAGGGAATGAAGCTGGAGCTGCAAAGTGAGCAGGAGTTCTCCGTCTCTTTTGACCGGTATGAATATACTGCCAGCGATGTGGTCAGCCGGGTAATGCGGCATGGGGAGGTCATTGACTTCCGGATGGAGGATGCCAACATCGAACAGGTCATCAAAGCCGTGTATGACGGAAATCTGGACCTGAATCAAAGCGGCCAATAA
- a CDS encoding HlyD family efflux transporter periplasmic adaptor subunit — protein MSGIIHDLSEMSDSREIMESKTNPVISIFIFIVLILLAAAFTWSFFGQMDVVAKASAIVRPNEKVSTIQPAQTGKVEHIYIREGMTVQRGEKLLSFEHKDLDVELAQQHDQLSKLTRKIEYLQRYKQSIHDLHNLFSAGKTEEAYYRDMVEQFLLDYNVQQQSFEATNDQLAAAVHENSGSRETLSATLHASETKSLLDKQELERKENLLNTELTNEKLLEQSIRTGRNLLPVSDSKRTEQYNTYLIKYKQLSNLAAEKKVDYDRSASLGERLMSKSQIDTAQQQYQAAQLQTSQYQQESLLGTQSNITSYAQELKELQVSLDLLNEGKDTPSSEREAIKLQEQQLSGKQEDLNKQQALNLATEKTALEKLKLDRIVQIHASIEAEQKNLTALQENVKQLELGQEKTVLTAPIAGIVNILKDTTIGDMVQAGESLLTIIPTNESKYKMSLAVPNAEAGKISVGDKVDLSFTAFPKQSFGSLRGTITSISTDSIVQQDGLSYYLAEATIPNSPLTNRRGERGELRIGMTANASVITDSKKIIDFILEKINLKD, from the coding sequence ATGAGCGGAATCATTCACGATCTCTCGGAAATGTCAGACAGCAGGGAAATCATGGAGTCCAAGACCAACCCTGTGATTTCCATCTTTATATTCATTGTACTTATCCTACTGGCAGCCGCTTTCACCTGGTCCTTCTTCGGACAGATGGATGTAGTTGCCAAAGCATCAGCCATTGTCAGACCCAACGAAAAGGTCAGCACGATTCAACCCGCGCAAACCGGCAAAGTCGAACATATCTATATCCGTGAAGGCATGACGGTTCAGCGCGGTGAGAAGCTCCTGAGCTTTGAACATAAGGACTTAGATGTGGAATTGGCCCAGCAGCATGATCAGCTGAGCAAGCTAACCCGTAAAATCGAGTATCTGCAGCGTTATAAGCAAAGCATACATGATCTGCACAATCTATTCTCTGCGGGCAAGACCGAAGAGGCGTATTACCGTGATATGGTGGAGCAGTTTCTTCTGGACTATAACGTTCAGCAACAGAGCTTTGAAGCGACAAATGATCAGCTTGCAGCGGCTGTTCATGAGAACAGCGGCTCCCGGGAAACACTATCCGCCACCCTTCATGCCAGCGAGACAAAATCACTGCTGGATAAACAGGAGCTGGAAAGAAAAGAGAACCTGCTTAATACCGAGTTGACTAATGAAAAGTTGCTTGAGCAGTCTATCCGGACCGGACGCAATCTGCTGCCCGTCTCCGACTCTAAGCGGACAGAACAATATAATACATATTTAATCAAATATAAGCAGTTGTCAAACCTTGCCGCAGAAAAAAAAGTCGACTATGACCGCTCCGCAAGTCTGGGTGAACGTCTGATGTCTAAATCACAAATAGATACAGCGCAACAGCAGTATCAGGCAGCTCAGCTGCAGACCAGCCAATACCAGCAGGAGTCCTTGCTAGGGACGCAAAGTAACATTACCAGTTACGCTCAAGAGTTAAAAGAATTACAGGTTAGCCTGGATTTGTTGAATGAAGGCAAGGATACGCCTTCATCCGAACGGGAGGCGATTAAATTGCAGGAACAGCAGTTATCCGGCAAGCAGGAGGATTTGAACAAACAGCAGGCACTTAATCTGGCGACTGAAAAAACGGCTTTGGAGAAACTTAAGCTGGACCGGATCGTGCAGATCCATGCCTCGATTGAAGCAGAGCAGAAGAATCTGACTGCCCTGCAGGAGAATGTGAAGCAGCTTGAACTCGGTCAGGAGAAGACAGTTCTCACTGCTCCGATAGCAGGTATCGTCAATATTTTGAAAGATACCACCATTGGAGATATGGTACAAGCCGGGGAATCCCTACTTACAATTATCCCTACCAATGAATCGAAATACAAGATGAGCCTTGCCGTCCCCAACGCCGAAGCCGGAAAGATATCTGTAGGCGACAAGGTGGACTTAAGCTTTACAGCCTTCCCGAAACAAAGCTTCGGCTCCCTTCGGGGAACAATTACTTCTATTAGTACAGATTCAATTGTTCAGCAGGACGGTCTAAGCTATTACCTGGCAGAAGCCACTATTCCCAATAGCCCGCTCACTAACCGCCGGGGAGAACGCGGAGAGCTGCGTATCGGGATGACGGCCAACGCTTCTGTGATTACCGATTCTAAAAAAATCATTGATTTCATTCTTGAGAAGATTAATCTTAAGGATTAG